A genome region from Pseudodesulfovibrio alkaliphilus includes the following:
- the rpmB gene encoding 50S ribosomal protein L28 → MSKVCDICGKGPQTGHNVSHSHIKTKRRFMPNLQKVRHQLESGQVVSVKACTRCIRNGAIIKPVAKKAEV, encoded by the coding sequence ATGTCCAAGGTTTGCGATATATGCGGTAAGGGCCCCCAGACCGGCCACAACGTCAGCCACTCCCACATCAAGACCAAGCGCCGCTTCATGCCCAACTTGCAGAAGGTGCGCCATCAGCTTGAGTCCGGTCAGGTGGTGAGCGTCAAGGCGTGCACCCGCTGCATCCGCAACGGCGCCATCATCAAGCCCGTGGCCAAGAAGGCCGAAGTCTAG
- a CDS encoding YceD family protein, with protein MQEHWIAISDIPAQGREIVFDDQTLWRQGCDAYSLKVKPGRDLVAVFTVLPQDNGALVRGTLEGSVFLPCDRCATDFEFAIDTRYDLFEQLPGGEDEADEEPRVREQGGELQLDIGALLWEEFALALPVKPLCAESCKGVCPGCGADRNTEVCQCKADEGDERLAVFRTLKLK; from the coding sequence ATGCAGGAACATTGGATTGCCATCAGCGACATTCCCGCCCAAGGCCGGGAGATTGTCTTCGACGACCAGACGCTGTGGCGCCAGGGGTGCGACGCGTATTCACTGAAGGTCAAGCCCGGACGGGATTTGGTGGCGGTCTTTACAGTCCTGCCTCAAGACAACGGGGCGCTGGTGCGCGGCACCCTTGAGGGCTCCGTTTTTCTGCCTTGCGACCGTTGCGCAACGGACTTCGAGTTCGCCATCGACACCAGATACGACCTGTTCGAGCAGTTGCCGGGAGGCGAGGACGAGGCGGACGAGGAGCCCCGTGTGCGCGAACAGGGAGGCGAGTTGCAGCTCGACATCGGTGCGCTTCTGTGGGAGGAGTTCGCCCTGGCCCTGCCGGTCAAACCCTTGTGCGCCGAGTCGTGCAAGGGCGTGTGCCCCGGCTGCGGGGCGGACCGCAACACCGAAGTCTGCCAGTGCAAGGCAGATGAAGGCGACGAGCGGCTTGCGGTCTTCCGCACCTTGAAGCTAAAGTAG
- the rpmF gene encoding 50S ribosomal protein L32: MAVPKKRTSRSRKGMRRSHDHVAVPNVVYCECGEPTLPHRACSVCGNYKGRQVVSGDNA, encoded by the coding sequence ATGGCAGTTCCCAAGAAACGGACTTCCCGCTCCCGCAAGGGCATGCGCCGCTCCCACGATCACGTGGCTGTTCCCAATGTCGTCTACTGCGAGTGCGGCGAGCCCACCCTCCCCCACCGCGCCTGTTCCGTGTGCGGCAACTACAAGGGTCGTCAGGTCGTCAGCGGCGACAATGCCTAA
- the plsX gene encoding phosphate acyltransferase PlsX, with protein sequence MPNTGAQTAPRIAVDVMGGDFGPQVVVPAAVEAARDGIAVVLVGDSARIESELSGLNTAGLDITVVPASQVVEMDDKPSDALRRKKDSSIQVACRCVTEGRADGVVSAGNSGATVACGMFVLGRIKGVMRPALAGIMPTEKNPVVLIDVGANVDSKPLHLLQFGLMADVLSRCVLGVSNPAVGLLSIGEEEGKGNATVRDAFELMRQSDLRFIGNVEGRDIFTGDVDVVVCDGFVGNVALKLSEGLAKSMSNILKKQLRSSWLSRLGTLLSIRAFRRFKKVVDYAEYGGAPLLGLKGLVVVCHGKSNELAIVNAIRMAATSVRNKMHEHLAEGLAAHSGLAGKTEKASKDAA encoded by the coding sequence ATGCCTAACACCGGGGCGCAGACCGCTCCACGCATTGCCGTGGATGTCATGGGGGGCGATTTCGGCCCCCAGGTCGTCGTGCCTGCTGCGGTCGAGGCCGCGCGCGACGGCATTGCCGTCGTCCTGGTGGGCGATTCGGCACGCATTGAGAGTGAGCTTTCCGGGCTCAACACCGCCGGGCTGGACATCACCGTCGTGCCCGCTTCGCAGGTCGTCGAGATGGACGACAAGCCTTCGGACGCCTTACGGCGCAAGAAGGACTCGTCCATCCAGGTGGCCTGCCGTTGCGTTACCGAGGGACGCGCCGACGGAGTGGTCAGCGCGGGAAACTCAGGAGCCACAGTGGCCTGCGGCATGTTCGTGCTCGGCCGGATCAAGGGCGTCATGCGCCCGGCCCTGGCGGGAATCATGCCCACCGAGAAGAACCCGGTGGTGCTCATCGACGTGGGTGCCAACGTGGATTCCAAGCCCCTGCACCTGCTCCAGTTCGGCCTGATGGCCGATGTGCTTTCCCGGTGTGTGCTTGGCGTCTCCAACCCGGCCGTGGGCCTACTCTCCATCGGCGAGGAGGAGGGCAAAGGCAACGCCACCGTCCGCGATGCCTTCGAGCTGATGCGTCAGTCCGACCTGCGTTTCATCGGCAATGTGGAAGGACGGGACATCTTTACCGGCGACGTGGATGTGGTGGTCTGCGACGGCTTTGTGGGCAATGTCGCCCTCAAGCTGTCCGAGGGGCTGGCCAAGTCCATGAGCAACATCCTGAAGAAGCAGCTCCGGTCGAGTTGGCTCTCCAGGCTGGGCACCCTGCTTTCCATCCGCGCCTTCAGGCGCTTCAAGAAGGTGGTCGATTACGCCGAGTACGGCGGTGCGCCGTTGCTCGGGCTCAAAGGTCTCGTGGTGGTCTGCCACGGCAAGTCCAACGAACTGGCCATTGTCAACGCCATCAGAATGGCCGCCACCAGTGTGCGCAACAAAATGCACGAACACTTGGCCGAGGGGCTGGCCGCCCACAGCGGGCTGGCTGGCAAAACCGAAAAGGCTTCCAAGGACGCGGCCTGA
- a CDS encoding beta-ketoacyl-ACP synthase III, whose amino-acid sequence MHTNFILRGFGHYAPERVLTNADLEKIVDTTDEWITTRTGIKQRHIVAEGEASSDMGLAAARKALAAANMAASELTHIVFATFTPDYPIPSAACVLQEKLGVSGQMCLDVQAACSGFLYAMETARGYVALNPSARVLVVAAEVVTSRVNWEDRATCVLFGDAAGAAVLTNGDADETPRVVDIMLGADGGLGDLLTVRGGGSAIPYKLGQSVGEEYFVEFQGREVFKHAVRQMTGISETLLSRHGLASADVDVLIPHQANWRIIDAVGRKLGIPVERVFSNVDRYGNTSAASVPVALSEALELGVIKPGHRVLVPTFGGGFTWGAMLVQF is encoded by the coding sequence ATGCACACCAATTTCATTCTCCGGGGTTTCGGTCATTATGCGCCCGAGCGTGTGCTGACCAACGCGGACCTCGAAAAGATCGTGGACACCACCGACGAGTGGATCACCACCCGCACCGGCATCAAGCAGCGCCATATCGTGGCCGAGGGCGAAGCCTCGTCCGACATGGGCCTTGCGGCCGCCCGCAAGGCGTTGGCCGCCGCCAACATGGCCGCTTCGGAGCTGACGCACATCGTCTTTGCCACCTTCACGCCGGATTACCCCATCCCCTCGGCTGCCTGCGTACTTCAGGAGAAGCTCGGCGTCTCGGGACAGATGTGCCTCGACGTGCAGGCGGCCTGCTCCGGGTTTCTCTACGCCATGGAGACGGCGCGAGGCTATGTGGCCCTGAATCCGTCGGCCAGGGTGCTGGTGGTGGCCGCAGAGGTGGTCACCAGCCGGGTCAACTGGGAAGACCGCGCCACCTGCGTCCTCTTTGGCGATGCGGCGGGTGCGGCAGTGCTTACCAACGGCGACGCTGACGAAACCCCAAGAGTGGTGGACATCATGCTCGGCGCGGACGGCGGCCTGGGCGATCTGCTCACCGTGCGCGGCGGCGGTTCGGCCATCCCCTACAAGCTCGGCCAGTCTGTGGGCGAGGAGTATTTCGTCGAGTTCCAGGGGCGCGAGGTGTTCAAGCACGCCGTGCGCCAGATGACCGGCATCAGCGAGACCCTGCTCTCGCGGCACGGCCTGGCCAGCGCCGATGTGGACGTGCTCATACCCCATCAGGCCAACTGGCGCATCATCGATGCCGTGGGCCGCAAGCTGGGGATTCCCGTGGAGCGCGTGTTTTCCAACGTGGACAGATACGGCAACACCTCGGCCGCGTCGGTGCCCGTGGCTCTGTCCGAGGCCCTGGAACTGGGTGTGATCAAGCCGGGCCACCGGGTGCTGGTTCCCACCTTTGGCGGGGGCTTCACCTGGGGCGCCATGCTGGTCCAGTTCTAA
- the fabG gene encoding 3-oxoacyl-[acyl-carrier-protein] reductase → MSDLPKIALVTGGSRGIGRKVAERLASDGFEVFLTYVSRPEEADKVVAAIKAEGGKARAFRLDSGDRDAIAAFFKDEIKGQGTLDVLVNNAGITRDGLMMRMKDEDWDTVLRINLTGCFAFLKEASRIMGKQRSGRIINITSIVGQMGNAGQANYCAAKAGLIGLTKSAARELAGRNITVNAVAPGFIQTDMTDQLPEAVVQSMLAQIPLNTLGQSEDIAAAVSFLAGPGAGYITGQVLGVNGGMYM, encoded by the coding sequence ATGAGTGATCTTCCTAAAATCGCCTTGGTTACCGGCGGTTCCCGCGGCATCGGCCGCAAGGTGGCCGAACGGCTGGCCAGTGACGGGTTCGAGGTTTTCCTGACCTATGTGAGTCGGCCCGAGGAAGCGGACAAGGTGGTGGCCGCCATCAAGGCCGAGGGCGGCAAGGCGCGGGCCTTCCGGCTCGACTCCGGCGACCGGGATGCCATTGCCGCGTTTTTCAAGGACGAGATCAAGGGCCAGGGCACCCTCGATGTGCTGGTCAACAACGCGGGCATCACCCGCGACGGCCTGATGATGCGCATGAAGGACGAGGACTGGGACACGGTCCTGCGCATCAATCTCACCGGCTGCTTCGCCTTTCTCAAGGAAGCGTCGAGAATCATGGGCAAACAGCGCTCCGGGCGCATCATCAACATCACCAGCATCGTGGGCCAGATGGGCAACGCAGGCCAGGCCAACTACTGTGCGGCCAAGGCAGGGCTCATCGGCCTGACCAAGTCCGCCGCCCGCGAACTGGCCGGGCGCAACATCACTGTTAACGCCGTGGCCCCGGGCTTCATCCAGACCGACATGACCGATCAGCTGCCCGAGGCCGTTGTCCAGTCCATGCTCGCGCAGATTCCGCTCAATACCCTCGGGCAGTCCGAGGACATCGCCGCCGCCGTCTCCTTCCTCGCCGGGCCAGGTGCCGGATATATCACCGGCCAGGTTCTCGGGGTCAACGGCGGCATGTATATGTAA
- a CDS encoding acyl carrier protein — MSEVAAKVKEIIVEQLGVNAEEVVDGAAFVEDLGADSLDLTELIMAMEEEFDLEIDDEQAQKIIKVQDAIAHIEKAVG, encoded by the coding sequence ATGTCCGAAGTAGCCGCAAAAGTCAAAGAGATCATCGTGGAGCAGCTTGGCGTGAACGCCGAAGAAGTTGTCGATGGTGCCGCATTTGTCGAGGATCTCGGTGCGGACTCCCTGGACCTGACCGAACTGATCATGGCCATGGAAGAGGAGTTCGACCTCGAGATCGACGACGAGCAGGCGCAGAAGATCATCAAGGTCCAGGACGCCATCGCCCACATCGAAAAGGCTGTGGGCTAA
- the fabF gene encoding beta-ketoacyl-ACP synthase II produces MNRVVVTSVAAVTPLGNDVETSWQNLLAGKSGVGLITKFDTAEYETRIAGEVRDFDPTIYINKKEARRMETFTQFAVCACRMLFRDAGWSIPESEKDRAGTIIGVGLGGLHSIEEMHSKLLEKGPGRISPFFIPILIANMAAGQVSIEAGAMGPNICTTTACASGTHAIGCAYTDIVMGRADAMICGGAESTISPLGVSGFNAMKALSVRNDEPEKASRPFDADRTGFIMGEGAGLLLLESLDHAKARGATILAEVVGFGASGDAYHMTAPPEDGSGMALAMAAALREARVDPSAVDHINAHGTSTKLNDLCETRAIKTVFGDHAYNIAICANKSQMGHLLGAAGGVEAVFAVKTLAEGVIPGTINRETPDPECDLDVCADGPRQQQAEYALSNSFGFGGTNACVLFKRFTG; encoded by the coding sequence ATGAACAGGGTTGTCGTCACCAGCGTTGCGGCCGTTACCCCGCTTGGCAACGACGTTGAGACCAGTTGGCAGAATCTTCTGGCCGGCAAGTCCGGTGTGGGGCTGATCACGAAATTCGACACCGCCGAGTACGAGACCAGGATCGCCGGCGAGGTCAGGGACTTCGACCCCACCATCTACATCAACAAAAAAGAAGCCCGGCGCATGGAGACCTTCACCCAGTTCGCGGTCTGCGCCTGCAGGATGCTCTTTCGCGACGCCGGATGGTCCATCCCCGAATCGGAAAAGGATCGGGCCGGAACCATCATCGGCGTTGGGCTCGGCGGTCTGCACAGCATTGAGGAGATGCACTCCAAGCTGCTGGAGAAAGGCCCGGGCCGCATCTCCCCGTTTTTCATCCCCATCCTCATCGCCAACATGGCCGCTGGCCAGGTGTCCATCGAGGCCGGGGCCATGGGACCGAACATCTGCACCACCACCGCCTGCGCCTCGGGCACCCACGCCATTGGCTGCGCCTACACCGACATCGTCATGGGCCGGGCGGATGCCATGATCTGCGGCGGCGCGGAATCCACCATATCGCCCCTCGGGGTGTCGGGCTTTAACGCCATGAAGGCGCTCTCGGTGCGCAACGACGAGCCCGAGAAGGCTTCGCGGCCTTTTGACGCCGACCGTACCGGCTTCATCATGGGCGAGGGCGCGGGGCTGCTGCTCCTTGAATCCCTGGACCACGCCAAGGCGCGGGGAGCCACCATCCTGGCCGAGGTGGTCGGGTTCGGCGCTTCCGGCGACGCCTATCATATGACAGCCCCGCCCGAGGACGGCTCTGGCATGGCCCTGGCCATGGCCGCCGCGCTCCGCGAGGCCAGGGTGGACCCGTCGGCAGTCGACCACATCAACGCCCACGGCACCTCCACCAAGCTCAACGATCTGTGCGAGACCCGGGCCATCAAAACGGTCTTTGGCGACCATGCCTATAATATCGCCATCTGTGCCAACAAGTCCCAGATGGGACATCTGCTCGGCGCGGCCGGCGGGGTGGAGGCGGTTTTTGCGGTCAAGACCCTGGCCGAAGGCGTCATCCCCGGCACCATCAACCGCGAGACGCCCGACCCGGAATGCGACCTCGACGTTTGCGCCGACGGACCGCGACAACAGCAGGCCGAATATGCGCTGAGCAACTCCTTCGGCTTTGGCGGCACCAATGCCTGCGTCCTGTTCAAGCGCTTCACCGGATAA
- the glyA gene encoding serine hydroxymethyltransferase, translated as MEELFVQDPEIAAAIANEIDRQVSKLELIASENFVSTAVRQAQGSVMTHKYAEGYPGKRWYGGCEFVDMVEDMARDRAKELFGAAYANVQPHSGSQANMAVYFAACKPGDTVLGMDLSHGGHLTHGSPVNFSGKLFNMVHYGVSRETQTIDYDQVEALAKEHRPKLIIAGASAYPRVIDFARFRAIADEVGAKLMVDMAHIAGLIAAGEHPSCIEHAHYTTTTTHKTLRGPRGGMILGGEELEQELNSNIFPGIQGGPLMHVIAAKAVSFGEALSPGFTEYQQQVVKNAKVLAASLQEAGYKLVSGGTDNHLMLVDLTDRDYTGKDAQIALDKAGITVNKNTIPFETKSPFQTSGIRLGTPALTTRGMIEEDMIVVAEAITAALENIGDDKVLKEISEEVEEFAREFPLYAW; from the coding sequence ATGGAAGAGTTGTTCGTACAAGACCCTGAAATCGCAGCGGCCATAGCCAACGAGATCGACCGCCAGGTCAGCAAGCTCGAACTCATCGCCAGCGAGAATTTCGTGTCCACGGCCGTGCGTCAGGCCCAGGGCAGCGTCATGACCCACAAATACGCCGAGGGCTACCCCGGCAAGCGGTGGTATGGCGGCTGCGAGTTCGTGGACATGGTCGAGGACATGGCCCGCGACCGGGCCAAGGAACTCTTTGGCGCTGCCTATGCCAACGTCCAGCCCCACTCCGGCTCCCAGGCCAACATGGCCGTCTACTTCGCGGCCTGCAAGCCCGGCGACACCGTGCTGGGCATGGATCTTTCCCACGGCGGGCACCTGACCCACGGCAGCCCGGTCAACTTCTCGGGCAAACTCTTCAACATGGTGCATTACGGCGTCTCCCGGGAGACCCAGACCATAGACTACGACCAGGTGGAAGCCCTGGCCAAGGAACACCGGCCCAAACTCATCATCGCCGGAGCCTCGGCCTACCCGCGTGTCATCGACTTCGCCCGGTTCCGCGCCATCGCCGACGAGGTGGGCGCGAAACTCATGGTCGACATGGCCCACATCGCGGGCCTCATCGCCGCGGGCGAGCACCCCTCCTGCATCGAACACGCCCACTACACCACCACCACCACCCACAAGACCCTGCGGGGGCCACGCGGCGGCATGATCCTGGGTGGCGAGGAGCTGGAGCAGGAGCTGAACTCCAACATCTTTCCCGGCATTCAGGGCGGGCCGCTCATGCACGTCATCGCGGCAAAGGCCGTGTCCTTTGGCGAGGCGCTTTCGCCCGGATTCACCGAGTATCAGCAGCAGGTGGTCAAGAACGCCAAGGTGCTGGCCGCCAGCCTTCAGGAGGCCGGATACAAGCTGGTCTCCGGCGGCACGGACAACCACCTCATGCTCGTGGACCTGACCGACAGGGACTACACCGGCAAGGACGCGCAGATCGCCCTGGACAAGGCGGGCATCACCGTCAACAAGAATACCATACCCTTTGAGACCAAATCCCCGTTCCAGACCTCGGGCATCCGGTTGGGCACCCCGGCCCTGACCACCCGCGGCATGATCGAGGAAGACATGATCGTGGTGGCCGAGGCCATTACCGCCGCCCTTGAGAACATCGGCGACGACAAGGTGCTCAAGGAGATCAGCGAAGAGGTCGAGGAGTTCGCCCGCGAGTTCCCGCTCTACGCATGGTAG